A stretch of Caenibius tardaugens NBRC 16725 DNA encodes these proteins:
- a CDS encoding LLM class flavin-dependent oxidoreductase, which yields MPRLIMRFDLRNIRPETNAQLYRDTLELSQWADEHGFDAIQLAEHHSCDDDYIPSPLVFGGAMAARTNRVKLRFVLVLPHHNPLRLAEDLAVLDITSDGRVIAILVAGYAAHEFEMFGTDMRDRGKLMEEGVAALRSAWTGKPFAYRDRVVRITPQPIQGADLPIWIGGSTPVAARRAGRLSSRFYSNDTALWDIYREERKKHAADPGPAPDIGPGFFIVSEDPDREWERMAPYIAAEMEAYAKFGASRRLLMGDSTTESEAQAQQASRQESLKVDLAAIRAMNGYPIMTPDEAAAYIDRLGPGDEVMLHPLISGLPIEIAREHLAMLERYVLPRLRNKGN from the coding sequence ATGCCGCGCCTCATCATGCGCTTCGACCTGCGCAACATACGCCCGGAAACGAATGCGCAATTGTACCGCGACACGCTGGAACTTTCGCAGTGGGCGGATGAGCACGGCTTCGATGCGATCCAGCTGGCAGAACACCATAGCTGCGATGACGACTACATTCCTTCGCCGCTGGTTTTCGGCGGTGCCATGGCCGCGCGCACAAACCGGGTTAAGCTGCGCTTCGTTCTGGTCCTGCCGCACCACAATCCGCTGCGGCTGGCGGAAGATCTTGCGGTGCTCGACATCACCAGCGACGGACGCGTCATTGCCATTCTGGTGGCCGGATACGCCGCGCACGAATTCGAAATGTTTGGCACGGACATGCGTGATCGCGGCAAGCTGATGGAAGAAGGGGTAGCAGCCCTACGCAGCGCCTGGACCGGGAAGCCATTCGCCTATCGCGATCGGGTGGTCCGCATCACGCCGCAGCCCATACAGGGCGCAGACCTGCCCATCTGGATCGGTGGGTCTACCCCGGTGGCAGCGCGCCGTGCTGGCCGCCTGTCCAGTCGGTTCTATTCCAACGATACCGCGCTGTGGGATATCTATCGGGAAGAACGGAAGAAGCACGCAGCCGATCCCGGCCCCGCCCCCGATATCGGCCCCGGTTTCTTCATCGTCAGCGAAGATCCTGACCGCGAATGGGAACGCATGGCCCCCTACATCGCTGCGGAAATGGAGGCCTATGCCAAGTTCGGCGCCTCACGCCGCCTGCTGATGGGGGACAGCACCACCGAATCCGAGGCGCAGGCGCAGCAAGCCAGCCGGCAGGAATCACTCAAGGTCGATCTGGCCGCAATACGGGCGATGAATGGCTATCCCATCATGACGCCCGATGAAGCCGCAGCTTATATCGACCGTCTGGGACCTGGTGACGAAGTGATGCTCCATCCGCTGATCAGCGGCCTGCCCATCGAAATCGCGCGCGAACATCTTGCCATGCTCGAACGTTATGTCCTCCCCCGTTTGCGAAACAAAGGAAACTGA